A region from the Acomys russatus chromosome 24, mAcoRus1.1, whole genome shotgun sequence genome encodes:
- the LOC127207471 gene encoding olfactory receptor 5T3-like: MASRLDIRSTPAENVTEATMFILLGFTDDLELQVFLFLLFLAIYLFTLIGNFGLVVLVIVDSRLHNPMYYFLSVLSFLDACYSTVVTPKMLVDFVEENKSISFLGCATQMLLFVSLGTAECFLLAAMAYDRYVAIYSPLLYALTMSPRVYVPLIVTSYAGGIVHGAIHTAATFSLSFCGSNEIRHVFCDIPPLLALSCSDIHTNELLLLYLVGLIEMVTILIVLVSYGFILFAILNMHSAEGRRKVFSTCGSHLTGVSIYHGTILFSYMRPSSSYASNHDMVVSIFYTIVIPMLNPIIYSLRNKDVREAMKKLWRKFGS, from the coding sequence ATGGCTTCACGTCTGGATATCCGCAGCACTCCTGCAGAGAATGTGACTGAAGCCACCATGTTTATACTCTTGGGTTTCACAGACGACTTGGAACTGCAGGTCTTCctatttttactgtttcttgCTATCTATCTTTTCACTCTGATAGGAAACTTTGGACTGGTTGTTTTGGTCATTGTGGATTCTCGGCTACACAACCCCATGTACTATTTCCTTAGTGTTCTGTCTTTCTTGGATGCCTGCTACTCTACAGTTGTTACCCCCAAAATGTTGGTCGACTTTGTGGAAGAAAATAAGTCCATCTCATTCCTTGGATGTGCCACACAAATGCTTCTCTTTGTTAGTTTAGGGACCGCAGAATGCTTTCTGTTGGCAGCAATGGCATATGACCGCTATGTAGCTATCTACAGCCCACTTCTATATGCACTGACCATGTCACCCAGAGTCTATGTGCCACTCATCGTCACTTCCTATGCTGGTGGAATTGTGCATGGTGCTATACACACAGCGGCTACTTTCAGCCTGTCCTTCTGTGGGTCAAATGAAATCAGGCATGTCTTCTGTGACATCCCTCCGTTGCTTGCTCTTTCTTGTTCTGACATCCACACAAATGAGCTCCTGCTCCTGTATTTGGTAGGGTTGATTGAGATGGTCACCATCCTGATTGTTCTGGTCTCCTATGGATTCATCCTCTTTGCCATTCTCAACATGCACTCTGCTGAGGGTAGGAGGAAGGTGTTTTCTACATGTGGCTCTCACCTCACTGGAGTGTCTATTTACCACGGCACAATCCTCTTCAGTTACATGAGGCCAAGTTCCAGCTACGCTTCAAACCATGACATGGTAGTGTCAATATTTTACACCATTGTGATACCTATGCTGAATCCCATCATCTACAGTCTGAGGAACAAAGATGTAAGAGAGGCAATGAAGAAATTGTGGAGAAAATTTGGTTCATAA